The following proteins are co-located in the Chryseobacterium daecheongense genome:
- a CDS encoding DUF4129 domain-containing protein yields the protein MNKIVFFLLIFFSTGFVYAQDDNELPPEAYVEDSLSTGHYKNMYRADSVLIEHPVSENTVYPKKFRENLKSRYKGNEFDYTTIKPKESFWQKLQRKIARILEGIFGEDTFGTSAKVTTIVMRLFAILLIGFLLYFIVRYLISKDGNFFFGKKNKKVNINEEELHENIHEINFPESIAKFEVTGDYRSAVRYQFLYVLKKLSDKKLIIWNPEKTNKDYATELKADYLKKEFSNLSYIFDYVWYGEFSITEQDYLKFKNQYQTFKP from the coding sequence ATGAATAAAATTGTTTTTTTCTTACTGATCTTTTTCTCAACAGGATTCGTGTATGCTCAGGATGACAATGAATTGCCACCGGAAGCATATGTTGAAGATTCTTTGAGTACAGGGCATTATAAAAATATGTACCGTGCAGATTCTGTATTGATAGAACACCCGGTTTCTGAAAATACGGTTTATCCTAAAAAATTCAGGGAAAATCTTAAGTCAAGATACAAAGGAAACGAGTTTGATTACACAACGATAAAACCCAAGGAATCTTTCTGGCAAAAACTGCAACGGAAAATAGCAAGAATTCTTGAGGGTATTTTCGGTGAGGATACCTTTGGAACCTCTGCAAAGGTTACCACTATTGTGATGCGTTTATTTGCCATTCTACTTATAGGTTTTCTGCTATATTTTATTGTCAGGTATCTCATAAGTAAAGACGGCAACTTCTTCTTTGGGAAAAAGAATAAAAAAGTAAATATCAATGAAGAAGAATTGCATGAAAATATCCATGAAATCAATTTTCCCGAGAGCATTGCAAAATTTGAAGTAACAGGAGATTACCGTTCCGCAGTACGTTATCAGTTTTTATACGTTCTTAAAAAGTTGAGCGATAAAAAGCTTATCATCTGGAATCCTGAGAAGACGAATAAAGATTATGCGACAGAGCTTAAAGCAGATTACCTGAAAAAAGAATTTTCAAACCTTTCCTATATATTTGATTATGTATGGTATGGTGAATTTAGTATTACCGAACAGGATTATTTGAAATTTAAAAATCAATATCAGACATTTAAGCCATAA
- a CDS encoding MoxR family ATPase gives MENLENENVENQSSINLDKEENDFQSRIDMIELRVSLEKVKAEISKVIVGQESMIEHLLAALLSNGHVLIEGVPGVAKTITAKLLAKTIDVNFSRIQFTPDLMPSDILGTSVFSVKNSEFEFKKGPIFSNFILIDEINRSPAKTQAALFEVMEERQITMDGIRYTMEEPFLVVATQNPIEHEGTYRLPEAQLDRFLFKINVGYPNLEQEVLIIKNQHESRTEDKTEAVGRVITAQQLKNYQQLVKEIIVEAQLMEYIAKIIVNTRENQFLYLGASPRASLALLTASKAFAALRGRDFVTPEDIKEASYAVLRHRVIVSPEREMEGLSADEIIRQILEGIEIPR, from the coding sequence ATGGAAAACCTTGAGAACGAAAATGTAGAAAATCAAAGTTCTATAAATCTTGATAAAGAAGAAAACGATTTTCAATCGAGAATCGATATGATTGAACTCCGTGTGAGTTTAGAAAAAGTAAAAGCCGAAATAAGTAAGGTGATTGTGGGGCAGGAGAGTATGATAGAACATCTTTTGGCAGCGCTCCTTTCAAATGGACATGTTCTCATTGAGGGAGTTCCCGGAGTTGCAAAAACCATTACGGCAAAGTTGCTGGCAAAAACTATTGATGTAAATTTCAGCAGAATACAATTTACCCCTGATCTCATGCCTTCGGATATTTTAGGGACTTCAGTATTCAGCGTGAAAAATTCGGAGTTTGAGTTTAAAAAAGGACCTATTTTCTCCAATTTTATTTTAATTGATGAGATCAACAGGTCTCCGGCAAAAACACAAGCTGCCTTGTTTGAAGTAATGGAAGAAAGGCAGATTACAATGGACGGTATCCGATATACGATGGAGGAGCCGTTTTTAGTCGTTGCTACACAAAATCCGATTGAGCATGAAGGAACATACAGGCTTCCGGAAGCACAGTTAGACCGGTTTTTGTTTAAAATAAATGTTGGGTATCCTAATCTTGAACAGGAAGTTCTGATTATTAAGAATCAACATGAAAGCAGGACCGAAGATAAAACAGAAGCAGTAGGACGTGTTATCACTGCGCAGCAATTAAAAAACTATCAGCAGTTGGTGAAAGAAATCATTGTAGAAGCACAGCTGATGGAGTATATTGCTAAAATCATTGTTAATACAAGAGAAAATCAGTTTTTATATTTAGGAGCCTCACCAAGGGCAAGTTTAGCCTTACTTACGGCATCTAAAGCGTTTGCGGCTTTAAGGGGGCGGGATTTTGTAACTCCGGAAGATATCAAAGAAGCCAGTTATGCAGTGTTGAGACACAGAGTAATTGTTTCGCCGGAAAGAGAAATGGAAGGTTTAAGTGCTGACGAAATAATCAGACAGATTCTGGAGGGAATAGAAATTCCAAGATAA
- a CDS encoding DUF58 domain-containing protein: protein MRNLYINNRFFFTLIGVGILYVLAFFFPIFIYVAHIVLLLCFLAAMVDYLLLFNQKEGVLAQRILPEKLSNGDENPIKIDIKNNYGFKINTKIIDEIPFQFQKRDFLIRKEIDPGRNAFFQYILEPKERGEYNFGSLNVYTSSPIGFVSKRYRFQKNANLAAYPSFIHLRKYELMALQSEFLLGGIKKIRKLGHTMEFEQIKDYVPGDDIRTINWKATSKTNRLMVNQFQDEKSQRIFMLIDTGRTMKMPFKELSLLDYSINATMALSHIILKKGDRAGMMTFSKKTENKIAAENKSGQLKKISESLYNIKTNFFESDFNRLYQDVKYSINQRSLILLFTNFETLDGLNRQLKYLRGIAKNHLLVVVFFKNSELQTLIHKNPESMQEIYDEVIAEKFEFEKKLIIQELRKYGIYTVYTLPENLNIDVINKYLEIKARGIL, encoded by the coding sequence ATGAGAAACTTATACATTAATAATCGCTTTTTCTTTACGCTCATTGGAGTGGGGATACTTTATGTTCTGGCTTTTTTCTTTCCAATTTTTATTTATGTAGCTCATATTGTGCTCTTGCTTTGCTTTTTGGCTGCAATGGTAGATTATCTTTTACTTTTTAATCAAAAAGAAGGTGTTTTAGCACAAAGGATCTTACCTGAAAAGTTATCAAATGGTGATGAGAATCCAATAAAAATTGATATTAAAAATAATTATGGTTTTAAGATCAATACTAAAATCATCGATGAAATTCCGTTTCAGTTTCAGAAAAGGGATTTTTTAATTCGAAAAGAAATTGATCCCGGCAGAAATGCATTCTTTCAATATATTCTTGAGCCTAAAGAAAGAGGTGAATATAATTTTGGTAGCTTAAATGTTTATACTTCTTCTCCGATAGGTTTTGTTTCAAAAAGATATAGATTCCAGAAAAATGCAAATTTAGCGGCATATCCTTCTTTTATTCATTTACGGAAATATGAATTAATGGCTCTTCAAAGTGAATTCTTATTGGGGGGTATCAAAAAAATCAGAAAGCTCGGCCATACCATGGAGTTTGAGCAGATCAAGGATTATGTTCCCGGGGATGATATCAGGACAATCAATTGGAAGGCTACATCAAAGACCAATCGTTTGATGGTTAATCAGTTTCAGGATGAAAAATCTCAAAGGATTTTCATGCTGATTGATACTGGGCGAACCATGAAAATGCCATTTAAAGAGTTAAGTCTTCTTGATTATTCTATCAATGCGACAATGGCCCTGTCTCATATTATATTAAAAAAAGGAGATCGGGCAGGGATGATGACATTCTCTAAAAAAACTGAAAACAAGATAGCTGCAGAAAACAAATCCGGTCAGCTAAAGAAAATTTCGGAATCACTTTATAATATTAAAACCAATTTTTTTGAAAGTGATTTTAACCGCCTTTATCAGGATGTAAAATATTCAATCAACCAAAGAAGTCTGATTTTACTTTTTACAAATTTTGAAACGCTGGATGGTTTGAACAGGCAGTTAAAGTACTTGCGTGGCATTGCAAAAAATCATTTGTTAGTCGTTGTATTTTTTAAGAATTCGGAACTCCAGACTTTAATTCATAAGAATCCGGAGAGTATGCAGGAGATTTATGATGAAGTTATTGCTGAAAAATTTGAATTTGAAAAAAAACTAATCATACAGGAACTTCGAAAGTATGGTATTTATACAGTGTATACCCTTCCTGAAAATTTAAATATTGACGTTATCAATAAATATCTTGAGATCAAAGCAAGAGGAATTTTATAA
- a CDS encoding OsmC family protein yields the protein MKITLNRINDDFLFECTNSQGNSILLDNTSQPGAKGVSPMESVLMAVAGCSGIDVVSILKKQRQDITGFKAEVEGERVPVDDAKPFKSIKVQFFLEGNIDPAKALKAAQLSFDKYCSVSKTLEPNVEIGYDVFVNGEKI from the coding sequence ATGAAAATAACACTTAATAGAATAAACGATGACTTTTTGTTTGAATGTACAAATTCCCAAGGGAATTCCATTCTTTTGGATAATACTTCGCAGCCTGGAGCTAAAGGAGTTTCTCCCATGGAAAGTGTTTTAATGGCAGTTGCAGGATGTAGTGGAATAGACGTCGTGTCCATATTAAAAAAACAAAGACAGGATATCACAGGTTTTAAAGCAGAAGTAGAAGGTGAGAGAGTCCCTGTCGATGATGCTAAGCCTTTTAAATCAATTAAAGTTCAGTTTTTTTTGGAAGGTAACATAGACCCTGCTAAGGCTTTGAAAGCAGCGCAGTTATCATTTGATAAATACTGTTCTGTTTCTAAAACTTTGGAGCCTAACGTAGAAATCGGTTATGATGTATTTGTAAATGGAGAAAAAATTTAA
- a CDS encoding glucosidase produces MTAEKQRLQDIKWKNWGPYVSNRQWGNVREDYSPNGNAWNFTNHDKAESYAYRWGEEGIAGISDTKQLFCFALSFWNKKDKMIKERFFGLSNPQGNHGEDIKEIFYYLDNTPTHSYMKMVYKYPIHEFPYDHLLSENGRRSKKEAEFEIFDTGIFDNDEYFDIFIEYCKADADDFLVRITVCNRSQNDAPIVVAPTAWFRNNWKWGYNTYKGQLNASYDGCIDINHDSISIKKFYSRNTGAKSLFCDNETNTPKLYGAPLTDNTYFKDGINDHIIHNSNTVNPEKRGSKAAFVIEEIIGGGQSKTFDFRLSPNDTDEPFHHFDEIFNTRIAEANEFYEEVQHDVTNDDERNVQRQAFAGLLWNKQFYHYNVGKWLKGDPNFDAPRDFNHYVRNTEWNHMHNKDIISMPDKWEYPWYATWDLAFHCVPYALIDAQFAKNQLLLLTKEWYMHPNGQLPAYEWNLSDVNPPVHAWSCFRVFKIDEKTNGKPDLLFLEKVFQKLLLNFTWWVNRKDKNGKNIFGGGFLGLDNIGAFDRNMELKDGEHLEQADGTSWMAMYALNMMRIAMELAQYYQVYEDMAIKFFEHYLYIAEAMENMGDGKEGLWNEEDGFFYDVLQLGNGESVTLRLRSIVGLIPLFAVEIIDHGLLEKMPNFKIRMEWVLKNKPELTKLVSHWDEEGHGRKHLMSILRKNRLTKVLTRMLDEKEFLSSYGIRAMSKVYEENPFIFSVHGTENVVYYTPAESDSRMFGGNSNWRGPIWFPINFLIVESLQRFHFYYGNSLKVELPTGSGDKRNLDEVAQNISNRLCSIFLKDEQGQRAFNGGNNKFNHDEHFKDYITFYEYFHGDNGRGVGASHQTGWTATVAKLMKPR; encoded by the coding sequence ATGACTGCAGAAAAACAAAGATTACAGGATATAAAATGGAAAAACTGGGGGCCTTATGTAAGCAACAGACAATGGGGTAATGTTCGTGAGGATTATAGTCCCAATGGCAATGCGTGGAATTTCACCAATCATGATAAAGCTGAAAGTTATGCCTACCGTTGGGGTGAAGAAGGGATTGCCGGAATATCAGACACCAAACAGCTTTTTTGTTTCGCTCTTTCATTTTGGAACAAAAAGGACAAAATGATCAAAGAACGTTTTTTCGGATTGAGTAATCCCCAGGGCAATCATGGTGAAGATATCAAAGAGATCTTTTACTATCTGGACAACACGCCTACCCATAGTTATATGAAGATGGTGTATAAATATCCGATCCATGAATTTCCTTATGATCACCTGCTATCTGAAAACGGAAGACGAAGCAAAAAAGAAGCTGAATTTGAAATCTTTGATACCGGAATCTTTGATAATGATGAATATTTTGATATTTTCATCGAATACTGTAAAGCAGATGCTGACGATTTTTTAGTCCGTATCACAGTTTGTAACAGGAGCCAAAACGATGCACCTATTGTTGTCGCTCCAACAGCCTGGTTCCGTAACAACTGGAAATGGGGATATAATACTTATAAGGGGCAGCTAAACGCCTCATACGACGGCTGTATTGATATTAACCATGATAGTATTTCCATCAAAAAATTCTATTCAAGAAACACCGGTGCCAAAAGTCTCTTTTGTGATAATGAAACCAATACACCTAAATTATACGGAGCTCCTTTAACAGATAACACCTATTTCAAGGATGGTATAAACGATCACATTATTCATAACTCCAATACCGTTAATCCGGAAAAAAGAGGCTCAAAAGCGGCTTTTGTGATTGAAGAAATTATTGGTGGGGGACAATCAAAAACCTTTGATTTCAGGCTGTCGCCAAACGACACCGATGAACCATTTCATCATTTTGATGAGATTTTCAACACCCGGATTGCTGAGGCCAACGAATTCTATGAAGAAGTTCAGCACGATGTAACGAATGATGATGAAAGAAATGTTCAACGTCAGGCTTTCGCAGGGCTATTATGGAACAAACAATTTTATCATTATAATGTTGGGAAATGGCTTAAGGGAGATCCTAATTTTGATGCACCGAGGGATTTCAACCACTATGTAAGAAATACAGAGTGGAACCACATGCACAATAAGGACATTATTTCAATGCCTGACAAATGGGAATATCCATGGTATGCTACCTGGGATCTCGCTTTTCACTGCGTTCCCTATGCATTAATTGATGCCCAGTTTGCAAAAAACCAACTTCTCTTGTTAACCAAAGAGTGGTATATGCATCCTAATGGACAACTTCCGGCGTATGAATGGAACTTAAGTGATGTAAATCCACCTGTCCATGCCTGGTCTTGCTTCAGGGTATTTAAGATTGATGAAAAGACCAATGGAAAACCGGATCTCCTGTTTCTGGAAAAGGTTTTTCAAAAATTACTTTTGAACTTTACCTGGTGGGTAAACCGTAAGGATAAAAACGGTAAAAATATTTTCGGCGGCGGTTTTCTAGGTCTTGATAATATCGGAGCTTTCGATCGTAATATGGAACTTAAAGACGGTGAGCATCTTGAACAGGCAGACGGTACAAGCTGGATGGCAATGTATGCATTGAATATGATGAGAATTGCAATGGAACTTGCCCAATACTATCAGGTATATGAAGACATGGCCATTAAGTTTTTTGAGCATTATCTTTACATCGCGGAAGCAATGGAAAACATGGGTGATGGAAAAGAAGGCCTTTGGAATGAAGAAGATGGTTTTTTCTATGATGTACTACAACTTGGGAACGGCGAAAGTGTTACGCTTCGTTTAAGAAGTATTGTCGGGCTTATTCCTTTATTTGCTGTGGAGATTATTGATCACGGATTATTGGAAAAAATGCCCAACTTTAAAATAAGAATGGAATGGGTGCTGAAAAATAAGCCGGAACTTACGAAACTGGTTTCCCATTGGGATGAAGAAGGTCACGGCAGAAAACATTTAATGAGTATCCTTCGTAAAAACAGACTAACAAAAGTCTTGACAAGAATGCTGGATGAAAAAGAATTTTTAAGTTCTTATGGTATCAGGGCCATGTCTAAAGTATATGAAGAAAATCCTTTTATTTTCTCTGTTCATGGGACAGAAAATGTGGTTTATTATACCCCTGCGGAAAGTGACAGCAGAATGTTTGGAGGAAATAGTAACTGGAGAGGCCCGATCTGGTTCCCTATTAACTTTTTGATTGTCGAAAGTCTGCAGCGTTTTCATTTCTATTATGGAAACAGCCTGAAAGTGGAATTACCGACAGGAAGCGGAGATAAAAGGAATCTGGATGAAGTAGCACAAAATATCAGTAACAGGCTATGTTCTATATTCCTTAAAGATGAACAGGGACAAAGAGCTTTTAATGGGGGAAACAATAAGTTTAATCACGATGAGCATTTCAAAGATTATATCACCTTTTATGAATATTTTCACGGAGATAACGGACGTGGAGTTGGCGCCTCACATCAAACAGGATGGACGGCAACGGTCGCTAAATTGATGAAACCGAGATAG